A genomic stretch from Spongiibacter nanhainus includes:
- a CDS encoding NAD-glutamate dehydrogenase, with the protein MSAQTATRQQLIKRIQRVGEQQLPPETYSGFLQFAEQVLHVHPDDDQLDWQPESNFGVLFGLYRFASSRPQSKPLLKVFNPSAEEDGWSSKHTVIYYCQDDMPFLVDSLRMALNRLGMGIQLFESSVISLSRDNNGDFNHGSLAESNQRESVGYILIDHSSEDAQLRSIHNALTAAMADVALVVGSFEPMLQRVDNCIAELEQQNAPNDDELAFLRWLRDGNFTFLGMAEFRLSGRAGQESISEQENQRLGLMTRRDALPTIRLKDLGEGFEAFYRQDHALAFTKSSQRATVHRSVYADYVIVKRFDQKGRAVGETRILGLYTSGLYFQSIDQIPLLRSKAQWLCQHSQLDNASHNGKTFRAIIQGHPRDELLQASNENLLETALGIWKIYERRAVRLFARVDHFEKFVSFIVYLPREAVNAETEIHDLLAQAMGTQDGERSTQFMSESVLARLHFIFRIADRNTPQFDVAALEHDIRELTRDWSARFYDLCLERLGDERGRLIGHRFWKAFPAAYRDRFSPLMAVNDLELCMQLKDRHDISISLFRELGAEPNTLRLKLCHREESLQLSDIMPLLENLGSRVLVEHPYQIRPVGESDVWMHDFSLEHDLGNGVPLNLDTVRDSYQEALRAIWRGQAENDVFNRLVFGARLDWRTVALIRAYARYLKQLGSPFSLDFVATVLAGHVSICRDLVALFRCLFDPRRREKHSSEDRIAKIRRRIIGALDKVANLNEDQVLRQYMQVIEATLRTNFFQTDENGEYRDCIALKINTSQLEFAPQPRPEFEVYVFSPRVEGVHLRGGKVARGGIRWSDRLEDFRTEILGLVKAQQVKNAVIVPTGAKGGFVARRAPLMGSREQLQEEGVACYRLFIGSLLDITDNRVGEGVERPQGVVCRDEEDPYLVVAADKGTASFSDIANEISLQHNFWLGDAFASGGSNGYDHKAMGITARGAWVAVQRHFRELGKDIQSEEFTALGIGDMGGDVFGNGMLLSKHTRLVAAFNHLHIFIDPEPDAEASWAERKRLFDLPGSSWADYNSELISKGGGVFERSAKQINLSAQMRKLLDCKDKALSPDALIKRLMQAPVDLIWNGGIGTYVKSSTESHADVGDRANDGVRVNGRDLRCKVFGEGGNLGLTQLGRMEYCREGGICNTDFIDNAAGVDCSDHEVNIKILLNAKVESEDLTAKQRNQLLSKMTDDVADLVLENNYRQTLAISLAENRRAKHHHDYLRFLEHLEETGRLHRDLEFLPDNETIKDYYGEGKAWTRPELSVMVSYAKVELKEQLLSEEIVGDDWIARRVFSAFPARLQKKYGQDISHHRLQREIIATQLANEMVNLMGFSYSLRQSISVGARPPQTAMAFVTVMELFELGELWQQVEALDYAVPTELQYELFHQIMRLGRRGSRWFLRNKHEVAPQHTIELMKKDFQRLMPDIPDMQGQSWSTMWQQRRQNWIEQGVPEALAGRIAAFDAFYLLPGGVDAALTTDVDAHAMMSLQFDLVELLSLDWMFQRLIDWQPDSRWQDLARESYVDNIEVLLRSLAVGLSQHMEGDSMNVLASWQSGYTTRIDRYLGMINALRASATQDLSVFTVIVRELQDLVDASLSGLAQSG; encoded by the coding sequence ATGAGTGCACAAACCGCGACCCGTCAACAGCTGATCAAGCGTATCCAGCGAGTCGGAGAGCAGCAGCTGCCACCCGAGACCTATTCCGGGTTTCTACAATTTGCCGAGCAGGTCCTGCATGTCCACCCGGATGACGATCAACTGGATTGGCAGCCGGAGTCAAATTTTGGTGTGTTGTTCGGTCTGTACCGTTTCGCCAGTTCTCGGCCCCAAAGTAAACCGCTGCTAAAAGTCTTTAACCCATCGGCAGAAGAGGATGGGTGGTCCAGTAAGCATACGGTTATTTACTATTGCCAGGACGACATGCCGTTTTTGGTGGACTCGCTGCGGATGGCGCTCAACCGCTTGGGGATGGGCATCCAGCTTTTTGAGAGTTCGGTAATTAGCTTAAGCCGGGATAATAACGGCGATTTTAATCATGGCTCTCTGGCGGAGAGCAATCAGCGCGAGAGTGTGGGTTACATCCTCATCGACCACAGCAGTGAAGACGCGCAACTGCGCAGTATTCACAATGCCTTGACTGCCGCGATGGCAGACGTGGCCCTGGTGGTGGGCAGCTTTGAACCGATGTTGCAACGGGTGGATAACTGTATTGCCGAGCTGGAGCAACAAAATGCACCCAACGATGATGAGCTGGCGTTTTTGCGCTGGCTACGGGACGGTAACTTTACATTTTTGGGGATGGCGGAATTCAGGCTCTCGGGGCGTGCGGGCCAGGAAAGTATCAGTGAGCAAGAGAACCAACGCCTGGGTTTGATGACCCGTCGCGATGCCTTGCCCACCATCCGTTTGAAGGACTTGGGAGAGGGCTTCGAAGCCTTTTACCGGCAGGATCACGCCTTGGCTTTTACCAAATCCTCTCAACGCGCTACTGTCCATCGCAGTGTGTATGCCGACTATGTGATCGTCAAACGTTTCGATCAAAAGGGGCGGGCAGTGGGGGAAACCCGTATTCTCGGTCTCTATACCTCCGGTCTGTACTTTCAAAGCATCGATCAAATTCCATTGCTCCGCAGCAAGGCACAATGGCTGTGCCAGCATTCCCAGCTGGATAATGCCAGCCACAACGGCAAAACCTTCCGGGCCATAATTCAGGGGCACCCCCGGGACGAATTGCTGCAGGCGAGTAATGAAAACCTGTTGGAGACCGCGCTTGGCATTTGGAAGATTTACGAGCGCCGAGCCGTACGCCTGTTTGCCCGGGTCGATCACTTTGAAAAGTTTGTCAGTTTTATTGTTTACCTGCCTAGAGAGGCGGTTAACGCGGAGACAGAAATTCACGATCTGTTGGCCCAGGCAATGGGAACGCAGGACGGTGAACGCTCCACGCAATTTATGTCGGAGTCAGTGCTGGCGCGCCTGCATTTTATTTTTAGAATCGCCGATCGCAACACCCCGCAATTTGATGTCGCCGCCCTGGAGCACGACATCCGCGAGCTCACTCGGGATTGGTCAGCGCGTTTTTACGACCTGTGTTTAGAGCGCCTGGGTGACGAGCGTGGACGACTGATCGGGCACCGATTCTGGAAGGCCTTTCCCGCCGCCTATCGGGACCGCTTTTCACCACTAATGGCGGTGAATGATTTGGAGCTGTGTATGCAGCTCAAAGACCGCCACGACATCAGCATTAGCCTGTTTAGGGAGCTGGGGGCCGAGCCCAACACTCTGCGTCTTAAATTGTGTCATCGGGAAGAATCGCTACAGCTCTCGGATATTATGCCCCTGCTGGAGAATCTCGGCTCCCGGGTTTTGGTGGAGCATCCCTATCAAATTCGCCCGGTGGGGGAGAGCGATGTCTGGATGCACGACTTCAGCCTGGAGCACGACCTTGGCAATGGTGTGCCCCTGAACCTGGATACTGTGCGCGACAGCTATCAGGAGGCACTGCGAGCCATATGGCGAGGCCAGGCTGAAAACGATGTCTTTAACCGTTTGGTATTTGGGGCGCGGCTGGATTGGCGAACGGTTGCACTTATTCGCGCCTATGCACGATACCTGAAGCAGCTGGGCTCGCCCTTTAGCCTGGACTTTGTCGCCACAGTATTGGCCGGCCATGTCAGCATCTGCCGGGATCTGGTGGCCTTGTTTCGCTGCCTTTTCGATCCCCGGCGCCGCGAAAAACACAGCTCCGAAGACCGTATTGCCAAAATTCGTCGACGCATCATCGGGGCACTGGACAAGGTCGCCAACCTCAATGAAGACCAGGTCCTGCGCCAATATATGCAGGTGATAGAGGCCACCTTGCGGACCAATTTCTTCCAGACTGACGAGAACGGCGAATATCGGGACTGCATTGCCCTCAAGATCAATACCAGCCAATTGGAGTTCGCTCCCCAGCCACGTCCGGAGTTTGAGGTCTATGTTTTCTCACCACGGGTGGAAGGGGTGCATCTGCGCGGCGGCAAAGTAGCCCGGGGCGGCATTCGTTGGTCTGATCGCCTGGAGGATTTCCGTACTGAAATTCTGGGCCTTGTGAAGGCTCAACAGGTCAAAAACGCGGTGATTGTGCCAACCGGGGCCAAGGGGGGCTTTGTCGCTCGGCGGGCTCCGCTAATGGGCAGTCGAGAACAGCTTCAGGAGGAGGGCGTCGCCTGCTATCGTCTGTTTATCGGCAGTCTGCTGGATATTACTGACAATCGCGTCGGCGAGGGAGTCGAACGGCCTCAAGGGGTGGTGTGTCGCGATGAAGAGGACCCCTACCTGGTGGTGGCCGCTGACAAAGGCACGGCCAGTTTTTCTGATATCGCCAACGAGATTTCCCTACAGCACAATTTCTGGTTGGGTGACGCCTTCGCTTCAGGTGGCAGCAATGGATACGACCACAAGGCCATGGGGATTACCGCCCGGGGCGCTTGGGTAGCTGTGCAGCGCCACTTCAGGGAGCTGGGTAAGGATATTCAGTCGGAAGAGTTCACAGCCCTTGGTATTGGCGATATGGGCGGCGATGTGTTTGGAAATGGGATGCTATTGTCCAAGCATACCCGCTTGGTAGCGGCTTTTAACCATCTGCATATCTTTATTGACCCGGAGCCTGATGCCGAGGCTTCCTGGGCTGAGCGGAAGCGGCTTTTTGATCTGCCCGGGTCTTCCTGGGCGGATTACAACAGCGAGCTGATCTCCAAGGGAGGTGGGGTATTTGAACGCAGCGCCAAGCAGATCAACCTGTCTGCGCAAATGCGCAAGTTGCTCGATTGTAAAGACAAGGCCCTATCCCCAGACGCGCTGATCAAACGTTTGATGCAGGCGCCGGTGGATTTGATCTGGAATGGCGGCATTGGCACCTATGTGAAATCCAGTACGGAGAGTCATGCCGACGTAGGAGATCGCGCCAACGATGGGGTGCGGGTTAATGGTCGTGATCTGCGCTGTAAAGTCTTTGGTGAAGGCGGCAACCTTGGACTAACCCAGCTGGGCAGGATGGAGTACTGCCGGGAAGGCGGGATCTGCAATACCGATTTTATCGACAATGCCGCCGGAGTGGATTGTTCGGACCACGAGGTCAACATCAAAATACTCCTCAATGCCAAAGTGGAATCCGAGGACCTGACGGCCAAGCAGCGCAACCAGTTGCTGTCAAAAATGACTGATGATGTCGCCGACCTTGTATTGGAGAACAACTACCGACAGACCCTGGCCATCAGCCTGGCGGAAAACCGGCGGGCCAAGCACCACCACGACTATCTGCGCTTTCTTGAGCATCTGGAAGAAACTGGCCGGCTCCATCGCGACCTGGAGTTTCTACCGGATAACGAAACGATTAAAGACTACTATGGTGAAGGCAAAGCCTGGACCCGTCCCGAATTGTCGGTGATGGTGTCTTACGCCAAGGTCGAGCTCAAAGAGCAGTTACTCAGCGAGGAAATCGTTGGCGACGATTGGATTGCCAGACGGGTATTCAGCGCCTTTCCTGCTCGTTTGCAGAAAAAATACGGCCAGGATATCAGCCATCACCGGCTACAGAGAGAGATCATTGCGACCCAACTGGCGAATGAAATGGTCAACCTGATGGGGTTTAGCTATAGCCTGCGGCAATCTATTTCAGTAGGAGCCCGTCCGCCCCAAACCGCCATGGCCTTTGTCACGGTGATGGAATTATTTGAGCTGGGTGAATTGTGGCAGCAGGTAGAGGCGCTGGACTACGCTGTGCCCACCGAACTCCAGTACGAACTGTTTCACCAGATTATGCGTCTGGGACGGCGAGGATCCCGCTGGTTCCTGCGCAATAAACACGAGGTGGCCCCACAGCACACCATTGAGCTAATGAAAAAAGATTTCCAGCGGCTGATGCCGGACATACCGGATATGCAGGGACAGAGCTGGTCAACAATGTGGCAGCAGCGCCGCCAAAACTGGATCGAGCAGGGTGTACCCGAGGCGCTGGCGGGGCGTATCGCCGCTTTTGATGCATTTTATCTACTGCCTGGGGGCGTCGATGCCGCCTTGACTACCGACGTAGATGCCCATGCCATGATGAGCCTGCAGTTTGATCTGGTTGAACTTTTGTCCCTGGACTGGATGTTTCAGCGACTTATCGATTGGCAACCGGATAGTCGTTGGCAGGACCTGGCACGGGAATCCTACGTGGACAATATCGAGGTTTTACTGCGCTCCCTGGCAGTGGGCCTAAGCCAGCACATGGAGGGGGATAGCATGAATGTGCTGGCGTCCTGGCAATCGGGCTACACGACGCGGATTGATCGCTATCTAGGTATGATCAATGCACTGCGGGCGTCGGCGACCCAGGATTTGTCCGTTTTTACTGTGATAGTTCGGGAACTGCAGGACCTTGTGGATGCCTCGCTATCGGGCTTAGCACAAAGCGGTTAA
- a CDS encoding alpha/beta hydrolase, whose product MPLDPQTADFLQMLADAGAKPFSDLPPSESRRAFSTLISMLPPSQAQLANVEDRRVPGPAGDIPIRIYTPKGEGPFGVLVYVHGGGFVIGSVEDYDPTCREVCAGAGCIVVSVEYRLAPEHPFPAAPEDAFAALNWVAKNASSFGGDPGRLVVGGDSAGGNLAAVMAQRARNAGGPELRGQMLIYPVTNVGEETDSLRDNAEGYLLTRADMDYFAGHYVTDEAALENPDLCPARADSLAGLPPAWVATCEFDPLRDDGEAYAQALQKAGVEVHSKRYDGAIHGSWNFFSSLELGRQLMDDAIDWLKTRLS is encoded by the coding sequence ATGCCACTTGATCCCCAAACTGCGGACTTTTTGCAGATGCTCGCCGATGCTGGCGCCAAGCCCTTCAGTGATTTGCCACCCTCGGAGTCGCGAAGAGCGTTCTCTACACTCATTTCCATGTTGCCGCCTTCCCAGGCGCAACTGGCCAATGTCGAGGATCGACGCGTACCCGGACCCGCTGGGGATATCCCAATACGTATCTACACGCCGAAGGGAGAAGGCCCCTTTGGCGTATTGGTGTATGTCCACGGCGGTGGTTTTGTGATTGGATCAGTCGAGGATTACGATCCGACTTGTCGCGAGGTCTGTGCTGGTGCCGGCTGTATCGTGGTGTCGGTAGAGTACCGCTTGGCCCCTGAGCACCCCTTTCCCGCAGCCCCCGAGGATGCCTTTGCGGCGCTGAATTGGGTAGCTAAAAACGCGAGCAGTTTTGGCGGTGACCCCGGTCGTTTGGTGGTTGGTGGCGACAGCGCTGGCGGAAATTTGGCAGCGGTCATGGCGCAGCGGGCGCGTAATGCCGGGGGCCCTGAATTGCGAGGGCAAATGCTGATCTATCCGGTGACCAATGTCGGTGAAGAGACCGATTCGCTGCGGGACAATGCAGAGGGCTACCTGCTGACTCGCGCGGACATGGACTACTTCGCCGGGCACTATGTGACTGATGAAGCTGCTCTGGAGAACCCCGATCTCTGCCCAGCGCGAGCCGATAGCCTGGCTGGCTTACCGCCGGCCTGGGTTGCCACCTGTGAGTTCGACCCCTTGCGAGACGATGGCGAAGCCTATGCGCAAGCCTTGCAAAAGGCCGGAGTCGAAGTGCATTCAAAACGCTATGATGGCGCGATACACGGCAGCTGGAATTTCTTCAGCAGTTTGGAGCTGGGCCGTCAATTGATGGACGATGCCATCGACTGGTTAAAAACACGGCTGAGTTAA
- a CDS encoding Fis family transcriptional regulator, which translates to MKKTDKKLDNALRQALIDVCEELLRWNDGFQWLTHFANYQNFPTSLSVVCVYDTNANLHAADTEAVRSKVGEKLAAINITIQQIQRHVSFDTEENCERDSGGSWKQRFARVSKH; encoded by the coding sequence GTGAAAAAAACAGATAAAAAATTAGACAATGCACTGAGACAGGCCCTGATTGATGTTTGCGAAGAGCTGCTGCGTTGGAATGATGGCTTCCAGTGGCTAACCCACTTTGCCAACTATCAGAATTTCCCCACGTCCTTGTCGGTCGTCTGTGTATACGATACCAATGCGAATTTACACGCTGCCGATACTGAGGCAGTGCGGTCAAAAGTGGGTGAAAAACTCGCCGCAATAAACATCACTATTCAACAGATTCAACGCCACGTCAGTTTTGATACGGAAGAGAATTGCGAGCGTGACAGCGGAGGGAGCTGGAAGCAGCGATTCGCCAGAGTATCCAAGCACTGA
- a CDS encoding PQQ-dependent sugar dehydrogenase — translation MQLVSTLFRQLVLVLPFIALWVSACARAESHLEVVVEGLNQPWGVAFLDKDRILISEKSGNLRLWQGGTLSPPLSGMPDVDARGQGGLLDLAYRDGWVYFSYAEPGPSVGRNSTAVARGRLEGNSLVDVAVIFRQLPRYPSRGHFGSRLAFSPQGHLFITLGDRQTARDDAQTLDNHHGKVIRIWPDGSIPEDNPYAASQGGKALPEIWSYGHRNVQGAAIHPDTGELWTHEHGPRGGDEVNITRAGVNYGWPVITYGEEYRGGKIGVGTHKAGMAQPLHYWVPSIAPSGMAFSTSGRYPQWQGDVFVGSLKFQQLVRLDVENGKIVGEERLFEESLGQRVRDVVQGPDGLLYILTDDSRGRLLRVQP, via the coding sequence ATGCAACTCGTCAGTACACTGTTCCGTCAGCTTGTTTTAGTACTTCCCTTTATCGCTTTGTGGGTGTCAGCGTGCGCGCGGGCGGAATCCCACCTAGAGGTGGTGGTCGAAGGCTTGAACCAACCTTGGGGCGTCGCATTTTTAGATAAGGACCGCATTTTAATCAGCGAGAAATCGGGCAACCTGCGCCTTTGGCAAGGGGGAACGCTGAGCCCACCACTGTCCGGTATGCCCGATGTGGACGCTCGCGGCCAGGGTGGATTGTTGGATCTGGCCTATCGTGACGGCTGGGTGTATTTCAGTTATGCCGAGCCCGGTCCATCTGTAGGACGGAACTCCACCGCGGTGGCGAGAGGGCGCTTGGAGGGTAACTCACTGGTCGATGTGGCAGTGATTTTCCGTCAATTGCCCCGTTATCCCTCGCGCGGACATTTTGGCTCCCGCTTGGCCTTCTCCCCGCAAGGACATTTATTTATCACTCTTGGTGACCGGCAGACGGCTCGAGACGATGCCCAGACCCTGGATAACCATCATGGGAAGGTGATTCGCATCTGGCCCGATGGCAGTATCCCGGAAGATAATCCCTACGCGGCTTCGCAAGGGGGTAAAGCGCTGCCGGAAATATGGTCCTATGGACACCGCAATGTGCAGGGGGCGGCTATCCACCCCGATACCGGAGAGTTATGGACTCATGAACACGGCCCCAGGGGTGGCGACGAGGTGAATATTACTCGTGCAGGTGTCAATTACGGATGGCCGGTGATCACCTATGGTGAAGAGTATCGGGGCGGCAAGATTGGAGTTGGAACGCATAAAGCCGGTATGGCTCAGCCCCTGCACTATTGGGTCCCCTCTATCGCTCCCTCTGGCATGGCGTTTTCCACTAGCGGGCGCTATCCGCAATGGCAGGGCGATGTGTTTGTGGGCTCTTTGAAGTTCCAACAATTGGTGAGGCTGGACGTAGAAAACGGCAAGATTGTCGGTGAGGAGCGACTGTTTGAAGAGAGTCTTGGCCAGCGGGTGCGGGATGTGGTCCAAGGGCCTGACGGACTGCTGTACATACTCACCGATGACAGCCGAGGTCGGCTACTTCGTGTACAACCCTAA
- a CDS encoding O-acetyl-ADP-ribose deacetylase, producing MGKAREKLHVWQGDITTLAVDAIVNAANESLLGGGGVDGAIHRAAGPQLLEYCRGLGGCPTGDAKLTPGYRLPARYVIHTVGPVWRGGEHNEPNLLASCYRRCIEIAAAQGMKSLAFPAISCGVYAYPPELATQLAVSTLEKALIEPAAQSIEAVTLVGFDKRMKDHWLAALA from the coding sequence ATGGGCAAGGCGAGGGAAAAACTGCATGTCTGGCAGGGGGATATCACGACTCTGGCCGTGGATGCCATCGTCAACGCCGCTAATGAGAGTTTGCTGGGCGGTGGCGGGGTGGATGGCGCCATCCACCGAGCGGCGGGCCCCCAATTGCTAGAGTACTGTCGTGGTTTGGGCGGGTGCCCGACCGGCGATGCCAAGTTGACGCCGGGGTATAGGTTGCCCGCCCGTTATGTGATCCATACCGTGGGCCCGGTGTGGCGTGGCGGTGAACACAACGAGCCAAATTTGCTGGCCTCTTGCTATCGGCGTTGTATAGAGATTGCCGCAGCACAGGGGATGAAAAGCCTGGCCTTTCCCGCGATCAGTTGTGGTGTTTATGCCTACCCGCCCGAGTTGGCCACCCAACTGGCCGTGTCGACATTGGAAAAAGCGCTGATTGAACCTGCCGCACAGAGCATTGAGGCCGTCACGCTGGTGGGCTTTGATAAACGCATGAAGGACCACTGGCTTGCGGCGCTGGCCTAG
- a CDS encoding TlpA family protein disulfide reductase, giving the protein MPAFRRLFNTALLATLAALLAGCQADSESVDGKTWQVINYWASWCGPCREEIPALNQLNRSRDDVIVLGVNYDGLQGDALAADETELGVEFDTLAEDPAERLGQSRPRVLPTTFIVSPQGEVVEVLTGPQTEDSILAVIDRPRG; this is encoded by the coding sequence ATGCCTGCATTCCGTCGTTTGTTCAACACAGCCCTGCTTGCCACTCTGGCAGCACTGCTCGCCGGCTGCCAAGCAGACAGCGAATCTGTGGACGGCAAAACCTGGCAGGTTATCAACTATTGGGCCAGCTGGTGTGGCCCGTGCCGAGAAGAAATTCCCGCCCTCAACCAGCTCAACCGCAGCCGCGACGATGTCATCGTTCTGGGAGTCAATTACGATGGTTTACAGGGCGATGCCCTGGCCGCCGACGAAACTGAGCTGGGGGTAGAGTTTGACACCCTGGCGGAAGACCCTGCTGAACGCCTTGGGCAAAGCCGGCCACGGGTGCTGCCAACCACCTTTATTGTCAGCCCTCAGGGTGAGGTGGTTGAAGTGTTAACCGGCCCCCAGACCGAGGACAGTATTCTCGCGGTTATCGACCGCCCCCGGGGGTAA
- the arsC gene encoding arsenate reductase (glutaredoxin) (This arsenate reductase requires both glutathione and glutaredoxin to convert arsenate to arsenite, after which the efflux transporter formed by ArsA and ArsB can extrude the arsenite from the cell, providing resistance.), with protein MSDYTIYHNPRCSKSRQTLQLLEENGIEAEVIRYLETPPDAATLAELLEKLGLEPRQLLRKGEAEYKELGLADSSLSDDDLIKAMVAAPKLIERPIVVKGARAVLGRPPENVLELIAS; from the coding sequence ATGTCTGACTACACCATCTACCACAATCCGCGTTGTTCAAAGTCCCGACAGACTTTGCAATTACTGGAGGAAAACGGCATTGAAGCGGAGGTGATTCGCTACCTGGAGACGCCGCCGGATGCGGCCACCCTGGCCGAATTGCTTGAAAAGCTGGGCCTCGAGCCGCGTCAGTTGCTGCGCAAAGGTGAGGCAGAGTACAAGGAGCTGGGGCTGGCCGACAGCAGTTTGAGTGACGACGACCTCATCAAGGCGATGGTGGCGGCCCCCAAACTGATTGAGCGGCCCATTGTAGTTAAAGGTGCGCGGGCGGTGCTCGGACGGCCGCCGGAAAACGTATTGGAGCTGATAGCATCGTGA
- the wrbA gene encoding NAD(P)H:quinone oxidoreductase yields MSDEPFVLILYYSRNGATRRLAEAVARGVALSGLEARVRTVPAVSSHCEATEPAIPDEGHLYAEDADLRGCSGLVMGSPTRFGNMAAPLKYFIDGSAGLWMTGAMIGKPAAVFTSSASLHGGQETTLLTMMLPLLHHGMVIAGLPYSEAALNSTTTGGTPYGASHVSGQQGRDVDETELALAKALGERVGRLAKKLDQAE; encoded by the coding sequence GTGAGTGACGAGCCTTTTGTCTTGATCCTGTATTACAGCCGCAATGGCGCGACGCGCCGCTTGGCGGAGGCTGTGGCCCGGGGTGTCGCGCTGAGCGGTCTGGAGGCCAGGGTGCGCACCGTACCAGCGGTTTCCAGCCACTGTGAGGCCACTGAGCCTGCCATCCCGGACGAGGGCCACCTCTATGCCGAAGATGCCGACCTGCGGGGTTGCTCCGGGCTGGTGATGGGCAGCCCAACTCGCTTTGGCAACATGGCTGCACCGCTCAAGTATTTTATCGACGGCAGTGCCGGGCTGTGGATGACTGGGGCCATGATCGGTAAGCCGGCTGCCGTGTTTACCTCCAGTGCCAGCCTTCACGGCGGCCAGGAAACGACGTTGCTTACCATGATGTTGCCCCTGCTTCATCACGGCATGGTGATCGCCGGACTTCCTTACAGTGAGGCGGCGCTCAATTCCACTACCACGGGTGGAACGCCTTACGGCGCCTCCCACGTTTCGGGCCAACAGGGCCGTGATGTAGATGAGACCGAGCTCGCCCTGGCCAAGGCCCTGGGCGAGCGGGTCGGGCGTTTAGCCAAAAAACTGGATCAAGCTGAATGA
- a CDS encoding DUF2069 domain-containing protein produces the protein MNGFEKKAQISGAVMKLSYVSLIAALSLSTWVWVQEGRQPSIAIWVIRIFPLAVFAYSVFKHQLKGLAWLCFVALGYFVMAVTQSMSPRALMINHVELVLVVLLFCSATLFIRWHARSLRQLTETQADAESATESN, from the coding sequence ATGAACGGCTTTGAAAAAAAAGCGCAAATTAGCGGCGCGGTAATGAAATTAAGCTATGTGTCGCTGATTGCGGCTCTAAGCCTGAGCACCTGGGTATGGGTGCAGGAAGGTCGGCAACCCAGTATTGCGATCTGGGTTATCCGGATTTTTCCGCTGGCAGTGTTTGCTTACAGTGTGTTTAAACATCAATTGAAGGGTTTGGCGTGGCTGTGCTTTGTGGCGCTGGGCTACTTTGTAATGGCGGTGACACAGAGCATGTCACCCCGGGCATTGATGATTAACCACGTTGAACTGGTGCTGGTGGTACTGCTATTTTGTAGCGCCACGCTGTTTATTCGCTGGCATGCCCGCTCCCTGCGACAATTGACGGAAACACAAGCGGACGCTGAATCGGCGACGGAATCAAACTAG